The following coding sequences lie in one Mucilaginibacter sp. KACC 22773 genomic window:
- a CDS encoding RagB/SusD family nutrient uptake outer membrane protein yields the protein MKKSILYILVITGSFCLPACKKFLNIQPIDKLTGNNFYRSKEDVIANIYDLSRLFFGKINETHFIGATGEYRSGEVMHEAQSDLGPAREYVEVLGRNDLLGLINGNPPWNFYNFYKITNWTGYYQVIQGANILISKLDEGIPGVSTTEKNQFKGEAAFIRSLAYFFMVRLYGDVPYYTDAFHSTSLPRENMVSVLNKCIADLKIYKDNMPWTYSDPALKGVRASRGSIIALMMNMNMWNAGFDKANANKYYQETVDLGQELIKSNAYRLLPIAEWATVIKGRSDESLFEFYRSINYGDANSNIAPIGDMFLHYPYKRPEYTHRISFAYFRGEYMQKLYPGTADKRATVWFNEDIYADNGKFMMLKFAQNAFATGEEDSNPDNTFMIFRYAGEILLCAEAMAELGQDNEAIALVNKVRDRAEASQYSGSGGQDLKDFIFLERSRELMGEGHHYFDLVRTRRILSSEWSYNVLTLDKFNRGAWTWPISSDALTNNPFMTLNAYWVNGGN from the coding sequence ATGAAAAAAAGTATTTTATACATTTTAGTAATTACAGGAAGTTTCTGTTTACCTGCCTGTAAAAAGTTTTTGAACATTCAACCTATTGATAAGTTAACGGGCAACAATTTTTACCGCTCAAAAGAGGATGTTATTGCCAATATATATGATCTTTCGCGGCTGTTTTTTGGGAAGATCAACGAAACTCATTTCATAGGCGCTACCGGCGAATACCGCTCTGGCGAGGTAATGCACGAAGCACAATCAGATCTGGGGCCGGCCCGTGAGTATGTTGAAGTATTGGGCAGAAACGATTTGCTGGGCCTTATCAACGGTAACCCGCCATGGAATTTTTACAATTTTTATAAAATTACCAACTGGACAGGTTATTACCAGGTAATACAGGGAGCCAATATCCTGATATCTAAACTGGACGAAGGCATACCCGGAGTATCCACCACTGAGAAAAACCAATTTAAAGGCGAAGCGGCTTTTATACGGTCGCTGGCTTATTTCTTTATGGTACGGCTTTATGGCGATGTACCTTATTATACCGATGCTTTTCATTCCACGTCTTTACCCCGTGAAAACATGGTTTCGGTTTTAAATAAATGTATTGCCGACCTGAAGATATATAAAGACAACATGCCCTGGACTTACTCGGACCCAGCCCTGAAAGGGGTACGGGCAAGCAGGGGCAGCATCATCGCATTGATGATGAATATGAATATGTGGAATGCCGGTTTTGATAAGGCAAATGCCAATAAGTATTACCAGGAAACTGTCGATCTGGGCCAGGAGCTCATTAAAAGCAATGCTTACAGGTTATTGCCAATTGCAGAATGGGCCACGGTTATTAAAGGGCGTTCGGATGAAAGCCTCTTTGAATTTTACCGCAGCATTAACTATGGCGATGCAAACTCAAACATAGCACCCATTGGCGATATGTTTTTGCATTATCCCTACAAACGGCCGGAGTATACGCACAGGATAAGCTTTGCTTATTTCCGCGGAGAATATATGCAAAAACTATATCCCGGAACTGCAGATAAACGGGCGACAGTATGGTTTAATGAAGACATATATGCCGATAACGGAAAATTCATGATGCTAAAATTTGCTCAGAATGCATTTGCAACGGGCGAAGAAGATAGTAACCCCGATAATACTTTTATGATTTTCAGGTATGCCGGCGAAATTTTACTATGTGCCGAAGCAATGGCCGAATTAGGGCAGGATAATGAGGCAATAGCGTTGGTTAACAAAGTGAGGGACAGGGCCGAAGCTTCGCAATATTCCGGTTCGGGCGGCCAGGATCTGAAGGACTTTATCTTTTTAGAAAGATCACGCGAATTGATGGGCGAAGGGCATCATTATTTCGACCTGGTACGCACCCGCAGGATACTTAGCAGCGAGTGGTCATATAATGTATTAACGTTAGACAAATTTAACCGCGGTGCCTGGACATGGCCTATCAGCAGCGATGCTTTAACCAATAACCCTTTCATGACACTAAATGCCTATTGGGTAAACGGTGGTAATTAA